Proteins from one Anastrepha obliqua isolate idAnaObli1 chromosome 2, idAnaObli1_1.0, whole genome shotgun sequence genomic window:
- the LOC129239711 gene encoding protein ILRUN, protein MDISESFEQQQQQSDNLQQQHQQLQMQCEPAFQPQNIGPTTTPLAVPFTLPATNGFDPTTINPSSSPPFVSSGQAIPLPAPPQMKSPLMVQPPPQPQGLEQQHRPRNDIDIDSLLLQQFSCLGTTDHEDLVKQFQSLMNNQVDQDAAKFYLEMSNWNLQTAVGCYLDIHTFQTLPSMKIVRQSRPSEHQQAFRLQNDGTIDWPIGCYLTAPSQKQRIEVPALKPGETCDILADIPPTQPALMWRLCTPNGWNVGEPIWMVPPGMTDTQAELSDRMSQLLMSVDSSNSDSCPQVNVVISVNME, encoded by the exons ATGGATATAAGCGAGAGCTTtgaacaacagcagcaacaatctGATAATctgcagcaacaacatcaacaattgCAAATGCAATGTGAACCCGCTTTTCAGCCACAAAATATTGGACCTACAACCACGCCCTTGGCGGTGCCTTTTACGCTACCAGCTACAAATGGCTTCGATCCAACAACGATAAATCCATCATCATCGCCTCCATTTGTGTCATCTGGACAAGCCATACCTCTACCGGCTCCGCCACAAATGAAATCACCGTTAATGgtccaaccgccaccacaaccccAGGGACTGGAACAGCAGCATCGTCCAAGAAATGATATTGATATAGATTCTTTACTACTCCAACAGTTTAGCTGTTTGGGTACAACTGATCATGAGGATTTGGTTAAGCAATTCCAAAGTCTCATGAATAACCAAGTGGATCAAGATGCTGCAAAATTCTATTTAGAAATGAGTAACTG gaATCTGCAAACGGCTGTCGGCTGCTACTTAGACATCCACACTTTTCAAACGCTGCCTTCGATGAAGATTGTCCGTCAATCTCGTCCAAGTGAACATCAGCAGGCGTTTAGGCTACAAAATGATGGCACTATTGACTGGCCGATCGGATGCTACCTAACAGCACCTAGTCAGAAGCAGCGGATTGAAGTTCCTGCTTTAAAGCCAGGAGAAACTTGTGATATTTTAGCCGATATTCCCCCAACTCAGCCAGCGCTTATGTGGAGATTGTGCACACCAAATGGTTGGAATGTGGGAG AACCTATATGGATGGTTCCGCCAGGTATGACGGATACACAGGCTGAACTTAGCGACCGCATGTCGCAGCTATTGATGTCGGTGGATTCGTCCAACAGCGACAGTTGTCCACAAGTGAATGTTGTGATATCGGTTAACATGGAATGA
- the LOC129237747 gene encoding mitochondrial uncoupling protein 4 isoform X2, whose amino-acid sequence MQNQTQNTSAAEPPPSSPPPAPASTRNQLRPVKYDYADSFACTYVVSVVAASIAELATYPLDLTKTRLQIQGEAAAVDLKSNKSLNPKYRGMIATAFGIVREEGTMKLWQGVTPALYRHVVYSGVRICSYDFLRRKLGNDENGIITLPLWKSALCGVSAGAVAQWLASPADLVKVQIQMEGKRRLMGEPARVHGAVHAFKDIVRRGGIAGLWKGSIPNVQRAALVNLGDLTTYDTIKRMIMIKLNMPDCHTVHVLSSICAGFVAAIMGTPADVVKTRIMNQPTDDKGRGLLYKGSVDCLRQTVNREGFSALYKGFLPCWIRMAPWSLTFWLSFEQIRSMIGASGY is encoded by the exons ATGCAAAACCAGACTCAGAATACATCGGCTGCAGAGCCACCTCCTTCGTCACCACCACCAGCGCCAGCCTCTACACGCAATCAACTACGTCCTGTCAAATATGATTATGCAGATTCATTCGCTTGTACTTATGTGGTGTCAGTAGTAGCTGCCTCCATAGCCGAGCTAGCCACATATCCTCTGGATTTAACCAAAACACGTTTGCAGATTCAGGGCGAAGCAGCGGCCGTCGATTTAAAGTCGAATAAAAGCTTGAATCCCAAG TATCGTGGTATGATTGCGACTGCCTTCGGTATCGTCAGGGAGGAGGGGACAATGAAACTGTGGCAAGGTGTTACGCCCGCACTGTACCGACATGTCGTCTATAG CGGCGTACGCATATGTAGCTATGACTTTTTGCGTCGCAAGTTGGGCAACGATGAGAACGGCATTATCACGTTGCCACTGTGGAAATCTGCCCTTTGTGGTGTATCAGCAGGTGCAGTGGCACAATGGTTAGCCTCGCCAGCTGATCTCGTAAAGGTACAAATTCAAATGGAAGGCAAACGCCGATTAATGGGCGAACCTGCGCGCGTCCATGGCGCGGTGCATGCTTTCAAAGATATTGTACGCCGTGGCGGCATAGCCGGCCTGTGGAAAGGTAGCATACCGAATGTGCAACGCGCTGCACTTGTTAATCTTGGTGATCTCACAACATATGACACTATTAAGCGAATGATTATGATCAAATTAAATATGCCTGACTGCCATACTGTGCATGTGCTCTCCTCAATTTGTGCTGGGTTTGTGGCAGCGATAATGGGCACTCCAGCAGATGTGGTAAAGACAAGAATAATGAATCAACCGACGGACGATAAGGGCAG AGGATTACTCTATAAAGGTTCTGTAGATTGCCTACGCCAAACAGTGAATAGGGAAGGATTTAGTGCACTTTATAAGGGCTTCTTGCCGTGCTGGATACGTATGGCACCATGGTCTCTAACGTTCTGGCTGTCGTTTGAGCAGATTCGTAGCATGATCGGTGCTTCTGGTTACTAG
- the LOC129237747 gene encoding mitochondrial uncoupling protein 4 isoform X1 — protein MQNQTQNTSAAEPPPSSPPPAPASTRNQLRPVKYDYADSFACTYVVSVVAASIAELATYPLDLTKTRLQIQGEAAAVDLKSNKSLNPKYRGMIATAFGIVREEGTMKLWQGVTPALYRHVVYSGVRICSYDFLRRKLGNDENGIITLPLWKSALCGVSAGAVAQWLASPADLVKVQIQMEGKRRLMGEPARVHGAVHAFKDIVRRGGIAGLWKGSIPNVQRAALVNLGDLTTYDTIKRMIMIKLNMPDCHTVHVLSSICAGFVAAIMGTPADVVKTRIMNQPTDDKGRGLLYKGSVDCLRQTVNREGFSALYKGFLPCWIRMAPWSLTFWLSFEQIRSMIGVAGVIASIQAFLK, from the exons ATGCAAAACCAGACTCAGAATACATCGGCTGCAGAGCCACCTCCTTCGTCACCACCACCAGCGCCAGCCTCTACACGCAATCAACTACGTCCTGTCAAATATGATTATGCAGATTCATTCGCTTGTACTTATGTGGTGTCAGTAGTAGCTGCCTCCATAGCCGAGCTAGCCACATATCCTCTGGATTTAACCAAAACACGTTTGCAGATTCAGGGCGAAGCAGCGGCCGTCGATTTAAAGTCGAATAAAAGCTTGAATCCCAAG TATCGTGGTATGATTGCGACTGCCTTCGGTATCGTCAGGGAGGAGGGGACAATGAAACTGTGGCAAGGTGTTACGCCCGCACTGTACCGACATGTCGTCTATAG CGGCGTACGCATATGTAGCTATGACTTTTTGCGTCGCAAGTTGGGCAACGATGAGAACGGCATTATCACGTTGCCACTGTGGAAATCTGCCCTTTGTGGTGTATCAGCAGGTGCAGTGGCACAATGGTTAGCCTCGCCAGCTGATCTCGTAAAGGTACAAATTCAAATGGAAGGCAAACGCCGATTAATGGGCGAACCTGCGCGCGTCCATGGCGCGGTGCATGCTTTCAAAGATATTGTACGCCGTGGCGGCATAGCCGGCCTGTGGAAAGGTAGCATACCGAATGTGCAACGCGCTGCACTTGTTAATCTTGGTGATCTCACAACATATGACACTATTAAGCGAATGATTATGATCAAATTAAATATGCCTGACTGCCATACTGTGCATGTGCTCTCCTCAATTTGTGCTGGGTTTGTGGCAGCGATAATGGGCACTCCAGCAGATGTGGTAAAGACAAGAATAATGAATCAACCGACGGACGATAAGGGCAG AGGATTACTCTATAAAGGTTCTGTAGATTGCCTACGCCAAACAGTGAATAGGGAAGGATTTAGTGCACTTTATAAGGGCTTCTTGCCGTGCTGGATACGTATGGCACCATGGTCTCTAACGTTCTGGCTGTCGTTTGAGCAGATTCGTAGCATGATCG GCGTGGCAGGCGTTATTGCAAGCATTCAAGCTTTTCTCAAGTGA
- the LOC129237748 gene encoding E3 ubiquitin ligase Rnf121, which produces MDVPALHAPVAWNKSLDEMTPEERMRAEHQLMHEKHKGHEAMHSEMVLILFITLIVAQVILVEWKKRHYKSYSAITLLAMWIIPLVISIFYSFIRFVIIWAIFSCLTAFVIRKAVSKPIQRTTPRLVYKWFLLIYQISYCLGIGGYLVMMATFLGFNFIFSQAPNVWMDAGLMCVFYGLYIGVLGRDISEICSEKMAVHIGYYTPQGIPTRHLDDNVCAICGNQLLVNEKEEGLFENTYKLSCNHVFHEFCIRGWCIVGKKQTCPYCKEKVDLKKMFCNPWERPHVLYGRLLDWIRWLVAWQPLIFFIVQGINWALGLE; this is translated from the exons atggatgTTCCGGCGTTGCATGCTCCTGTCGCCTGGAATAAG TCTTTGGACGAAATGACACCGGAGGAACGTATGCGCGCCGAACATCAACTGATGCACGAAAAGCACAAGGGTCACGAGGCTATGCATTCTGAAATGGTGCTTATTCTATTCATAACTCTAATTGTGGCACAGGTGATATTGGTGGAATGGAAGAAGCGACATTACAAATCCTACTCG GCCATTACACTGCTTGCGATGTGGATAATACCGCTAGTGAtatcaatattttatagttttatacGATTTGTTATCATCTGGGCGATATTTTCGTGTTTAACTGCATTTGTTATTCGAAAAGCTGTAAGCAAGCCGATACAGCGCACTACTCCAAG ATTAGTCTACAAATGGTTCTTACTAATTTACCAAATCAGCTATTGTTTGGGTATTGGTGGTTACCTTGTGATGATGGCTACATTTTTGGggtttaattttatattcagtCAAGCACCGAATGTTTGGATGGATGCAGGACTGATGTGTGTGTTCTATGGCCTTTATATCGGTGTATTAGGGCGTGACATATCAGAAATATGTTCAGAAAAGATGGCGGTACATATTGGG tATTATACTCCACAAGGCATCCCAACCCGTCACCTAGACGATAATGTATGCGCAATTTGCGGAAACCAGCTTTTGGTTAACGAAAAGGAGGAGGGTCTCTtcgaaaatacatacaaattgtCTTGTAATCATGTATTTCACGAATTCTGCATTCGAGGTTGGTGTATTGTTGGTAAAAAGCAGACTTGTCCATATTGCAAAGAAAAGGTTGATCtcaagaaaatgttttgcaATCC TTGGGAACGACCGCACGTACTTTATGGACGTTTACTCGATTGGATTAGATGGCTGGTAGCTTGGCAACCGCTCATTTTCTTCATAGTACAAGGCATTAACTGGGCATTGGGCTTAGAATAG
- the LOC129239157 gene encoding uncharacterized protein LOC129239157 isoform X2, which yields MPRQLWGKLKETSKTENESEKMVPVAAKRAKLEEMREKLPSSVKKSVQLKVKNPLVTQTIEVMKQTEMLQSLIDTYSNKSGTSNYLLNPCQMIPEVDFPPENATDFINDDKFAKPIWFIPPIETQFARGVPQSYPEINPEICRAALRKAVCGQLRVSGFTDISESALVLFADAAQEFMRNFMLRIREVHANNPQTEIQNEVEVKSLEKAYYSLANASLTQVHNYFKHQLVARNRSEIAEFNGVLQEYDKLMKESQSMQKEEFQGDFLNILEMPASNEPNVSILSSGMDMTSASSASSQSGAGMLSMLEGQSHMSVQSASNYKDVLRTKHSDVTSSGQDNSANVNTYTTETFLH from the exons ATGCCGCGTCAACTTTGGGGTAAATTGAAGGAGACGTCAAAAACAGAGAATgaatctgaaaaaatggttccaGTTGCAGCAAAACGCGCAAAGCTAGAAGAAATGCGAGAGAAATTGCCGTCCTCCGTTAAGAAAAG TGtgcaattaaaagttaaaaatccaCTAGTGACACAGACTATAGAAGTAATGAAGCAGACAGAAATGTTGCAATCACTTATTGATACATATTCCAACAAATCG GGTACTTCGAACTACTTGCTGAATCCTTGTCAGATGATACCTGAAGTTGATTTCCCACCCGAAAATGCCACTGATTTTATCAACGATGATAAATTTGCAAAACCAATATGGTTTATACCACCAATTGAAACGCAGTTTGCTCGAGGTGTACCACAGTCTTATCCTGAAATCAATCCCGAGATTTGCCGCGCTGCATTGCGGAAAGCGGTTTGCGGACAGCTTCGTGTTTCTGGCTTCACTGATATATCAGAATCTGCACTAGTTCTGTTTGCCGATGCAGCACAAGAGTTTATGCGCAACTTCATGCTGCGGATTCGTGAAGTGCATGCCAATAATCCACAGACTGAAATTCAAAATGAAGTAGAAGTGAAGAGTCTCGAAAAAGCATACTACTCATTGGCTAATGCGTCATTGACTCAAGTCCATAACTATTTTAAGCATCAGTTGGTGGCACGTAACCGCAGTGAAATCGCTGAATTTAATGGTGTATTGCAGGAATATGACAAATTAATGAAAGAGAGTCAGAGTATGCAAAAGGAAGAATTCCAAGGTGATTTTTTGAATATACTTGAAATGCCTGCGTCGAATGAACCCAATGTCAGTATTCTGAGCAGCGGTATGGATATGACGAGCGCAAGTTCCGCCAGCTCGCAAAGTGGTGCTGGAATGTTGAGTATGCTTGAAGGACAATCTCACATGTCGGTGCAGAGTGCAAG TAATTATAAAGATGTACTTCGGACTAAACATTCAGATGTTACCTCATCAGGACAAGATAATAGTGCAAATGTTAACACATATACAACAGAAACTTTTCTGCATTAA
- the LOC129239157 gene encoding uncharacterized protein LOC129239157 isoform X1, translating to MPRQLWGKLKETSKTENESEKMVPVAAKRAKLEEMREKLPSSVKKSSVQLKVKNPLVTQTIEVMKQTEMLQSLIDTYSNKSGTSNYLLNPCQMIPEVDFPPENATDFINDDKFAKPIWFIPPIETQFARGVPQSYPEINPEICRAALRKAVCGQLRVSGFTDISESALVLFADAAQEFMRNFMLRIREVHANNPQTEIQNEVEVKSLEKAYYSLANASLTQVHNYFKHQLVARNRSEIAEFNGVLQEYDKLMKESQSMQKEEFQGDFLNILEMPASNEPNVSILSSGMDMTSASSASSQSGAGMLSMLEGQSHMSVQSASNYKDVLRTKHSDVTSSGQDNSANVNTYTTETFLH from the exons ATGCCGCGTCAACTTTGGGGTAAATTGAAGGAGACGTCAAAAACAGAGAATgaatctgaaaaaatggttccaGTTGCAGCAAAACGCGCAAAGCTAGAAGAAATGCGAGAGAAATTGCCGTCCTCCGTTAAGAAAAG TAGTGtgcaattaaaagttaaaaatccaCTAGTGACACAGACTATAGAAGTAATGAAGCAGACAGAAATGTTGCAATCACTTATTGATACATATTCCAACAAATCG GGTACTTCGAACTACTTGCTGAATCCTTGTCAGATGATACCTGAAGTTGATTTCCCACCCGAAAATGCCACTGATTTTATCAACGATGATAAATTTGCAAAACCAATATGGTTTATACCACCAATTGAAACGCAGTTTGCTCGAGGTGTACCACAGTCTTATCCTGAAATCAATCCCGAGATTTGCCGCGCTGCATTGCGGAAAGCGGTTTGCGGACAGCTTCGTGTTTCTGGCTTCACTGATATATCAGAATCTGCACTAGTTCTGTTTGCCGATGCAGCACAAGAGTTTATGCGCAACTTCATGCTGCGGATTCGTGAAGTGCATGCCAATAATCCACAGACTGAAATTCAAAATGAAGTAGAAGTGAAGAGTCTCGAAAAAGCATACTACTCATTGGCTAATGCGTCATTGACTCAAGTCCATAACTATTTTAAGCATCAGTTGGTGGCACGTAACCGCAGTGAAATCGCTGAATTTAATGGTGTATTGCAGGAATATGACAAATTAATGAAAGAGAGTCAGAGTATGCAAAAGGAAGAATTCCAAGGTGATTTTTTGAATATACTTGAAATGCCTGCGTCGAATGAACCCAATGTCAGTATTCTGAGCAGCGGTATGGATATGACGAGCGCAAGTTCCGCCAGCTCGCAAAGTGGTGCTGGAATGTTGAGTATGCTTGAAGGACAATCTCACATGTCGGTGCAGAGTGCAAG TAATTATAAAGATGTACTTCGGACTAAACATTCAGATGTTACCTCATCAGGACAAGATAATAGTGCAAATGTTAACACATATACAACAGAAACTTTTCTGCATTAA
- the LOC129239158 gene encoding uncharacterized protein LOC129239158, which yields MQRKPNDSTSSDSDDEDNEQMRQFLEAADTTLLTNAMFQPSLEERGPIKENLTDNVADTASEQKVLPSNRYLLEEEGKTDADFITTEAVKKHIGKKLSELIANSVEFGDLETPTSVQKTRKSRVILFTGAGCYVKPYEEFEFESNGPTKRPVIKRKKLDDHEKKEKQEDLYDMASVSAEDILSGKLTAGWAPKRERNDKLFSYKCDANGKLHLNPEENEFTKLRQKNHWNESKIKQKRNIISR from the exons atgcagcGAAAACCCAATGATTCGACATCTAGTGACTCTGATGATGAGGATAATGAACAAATGCGCCAATTTCTGGAAGCAGCTGATACCACATTACTCACAAACGCTATGTTTCAGCCTTCCCTAGAGGAGCGGGGTCCCATAAAGGAGAATCTAACTGATAACGTGGCTGATACCGCGTCTGAACAAAAAG ttctACCATCCAACCGCTATTTACTGGAGGAGGAGGGGAAAACTGATGCAGATTTCATCACAACAGAAGCAGTAAAGAAACATATTGGCAAAAAACTTTCGGAACTAATCGCAAATTCTGTAGAATTTGGAGATTTGGAAACTCCAACAAGTGTTCAAAAAACACGGAAAAGCCGTGTTATACTCTTCACAGGTGCAGGGTGCTATGTAAAGCCCTATGAAGAATTCGAATTCGAATCAAATGGTCCAACAAAAAGACCTgttataaaaagaaagaaactggATGATCATGAAAAAAAGGAGAAACAAGAAGATCTCTATGATATGGCATCTGTATCAGCCGAAGACATTCTCAGCGGCAAGCTCACAGCAGGCTGGGCACCAAAACGTGAAAGAAATGACAAGTTGTTTTCCTACAAATGTGATGCCAATGGCAAACTCCACTTAAACCCCGAAGAAAATGAATTTACAAAGCTGCGCCAAAAAAATCATTGGAATGAatcaaaaattaagcaaaaaaggaatattatttCCAGGTGA
- the LOC129238720 gene encoding TIP41-like protein, which translates to MMEDELVPRLPVNSKSIDFQNWHISYLKSHILKSICIKGQDGNCNQGDDECCELCTYRYALELPHLPDMVFHKNKLILKHKDGAILEFLPMDALRLVENGKHSLQVACAQEWKESRPECHMEEKFKPFDWTFTTTYQGTMNDKFRVEDSDQELNRCKLMQREKILFYHDLTLFEDELHDNGISSCSVKIRVMPSGFFVLLRHFLRVDNVLLKMHDTRFHFEIENSYIFKEYTQREATYSELKNAPPPFFTVPNDIENYIPIKERKTYKLYFK; encoded by the exons ATGATGGAG GACGAGTTGGTACCCCGTCTACCAGTTAATAGTAAAAGTATTGACTTTCAGAACTGGCACATAAGCTACCTCAAATCGCACATACTTAAAAGCATTTGCATAAAAGGCCAAGATGGCAATTGCAATCAAGGTGATGATGAGTGTTGTGAGTTGTGCACATATCGCTACGCACTTGAGTTGCCGCACTTGCCCGATATGGTTTTTCACAAGAATAAGTTAATACTAAAGCACAAAGATGGTGCTATATTGGAGTTTCTACCAATGGACGCACTGCGCTTAGTGGAGAACGGAAAGCATTCTCTACAAGTGGCCTGTGCGCAGGAATGGAAGGAGAGCAGACCTGAATGtcatatggaagaaaaattCAAGCCGTTTGACTGGACTTTTACAACCACTTATCAGGGAACAATGAACGATAAATTTCGGGTGGAGGATTCAGATCAGGAATTGAACAGATGTAAATTGATGCAACGCGAAAAGATACTATTTTATCATGACCTCACGCTGTTCGAAGATGAGCTGCATGACAACGGAATCTCATCGTGTTCAGTGAAAATT CGAGTGATGCCGTCGGGTTTCTTTGTACTGCTCAGGCATTTCCTCCGAGTCGATAATGTGTTACTTAAAATGCACGACACTCGTTTCCATTTCGAAATTGAGAACAGTTATATATTCAAGGAGTACACACAACGTGAGGCTACATATAGCGAGCTTAAAAAc GCACCACCGCCATTTTTCACAGTACCCAATGATATAGAAAACTATATACCGATCAAAGAaaggaaaacatataaattatatttcaagTAA
- the LOC129238722 gene encoding annexin B10 isoform X2 — MDYTPTPTVVPAAPFDASADAQALRAAMKGFGTDEEEIINLLTARSNAQRQQIKARFETEFGRDLVDDLKSELGGKFEDVIVALMTPPVEYLCKQLHEAMAGMGTDETTLVEILCTKTNEEMREIVAAYEAKYDRPLAEQMCSETSGFFRRLLTLIVTGVRDPVGTVDPNKAREDAEALYAAGEAKLGTDEGVFNRIMSHSSFAQLRLIFDEYKELSGQTIEQAIKHEMSGALHDAMIAIVECVQSPATFFANRLFQAMDGAGTNDATLIRIIVSRSEIDLGTIKDEFERIYNRTLYSAVKSETSGDYKRALCAILGGV; from the exons ATGGATTATACA CCAACTCCCACTGTAGTTCCCGCTGCCCCATTCGATGCCTCCGCAGATGCACAGGCGTTACGAGCCGCCATGAAAGGTTTCGGAACGGATGAGGAGGAAATCATCAACTTACTCACTGCTCGTTCGAATGCACAGAGACAACAAATTAAGGCACGGTTTGAAACAGAATTCGGGCGTGACTTAGTCGATGACTTGAAGAGTGAATTGGGTGGTAAATTTGAAGACGTCATTGTTGCTTTAATGACGCCGCCCGTTGAGTATTTATGTAAGCAGCTGCATGAGGCAATGGCCGGCATGGGTACAGATGAGACAACACTTGTCGAAATACTTTGCACAAAAACCAATGAGGAAATGCGGGAAATTGTTGCAGCTTATGAAGCAAAATACGATCGCCCCTTAGCGGAGCAAATGTGTAGTGAAACGTCTGGCTTCTTTCGACGTCTGTTAACATTGATTGTGACAGGCGTGCGTGATCCGGTGGGTACTGTGGATCCAAATAAAGCGCGCGAGGATGCAGAAGCGCTTTATGCGGCGGGTGAAGCAAAGCTCGGCACCGACGAAGGGGTATTCAATCGCATTATGTCGCACAGCAGCTTCGCGCAATTAAGGCTCATCTTTGACGAATACAAAGAACTCTCCGGTCAGACTATTGAACAAGCAATTAAGCATGAGATGAGTGGAGCATTACACGATGCAATGATTGCAATTG TTGAATGTGTGCAATCACCGGCCACCTTTTTCGCCAATCGCCTTTTCCAAGCCATGGATGGTGCCGGCACAAATGATGCTACTCTCATTCGCATAATTGTCAGTCGTTCTGAAATTGATTTGGGTACCATTAAAGATGAGTTCGAGCGCATTTACAATCGTACCTTGTACAGTGCCGTTAAG TCGGAGACATCTGGGGACTACAAAAGAGCCTTGTGTGCGATTCTGGGTGGAGTTTAA
- the LOC129238722 gene encoding annexin B10 isoform X3 produces the protein MDYTPTPTVVPAAPFDASADAQALRAAMKGFGTDEEEIINLLTARSNAQRQQIKARFETEFGRDLVDDLKSELGGKFEDVIVALMTPPVEYLCKQLHEAMAGMGTDETTLVEILCTKTNEEMREIVAAYEAKYDRPLAEQMCSETSGFFRRLLTLIVTGVRDPVGTVDPNKAREDAEALYAAGEAKLGTDEGVFNRIMSHSSFAQLRLIFDEYKELSGQTIEQAIKHEMSGALHDAMIAIVECVQSPATFFANRLFQAMDGAGTNDATLIRIIVSRSEIDLGTIKDEFERIYNRTLYSAVKSETSGDYKRALCAILGGV, from the exons CCAACTCCCACTGTAGTTCCCGCTGCCCCATTCGATGCCTCCGCAGATGCACAGGCGTTACGAGCCGCCATGAAAGGTTTCGGAACGGATGAGGAGGAAATCATCAACTTACTCACTGCTCGTTCGAATGCACAGAGACAACAAATTAAGGCACGGTTTGAAACAGAATTCGGGCGTGACTTAGTCGATGACTTGAAGAGTGAATTGGGTGGTAAATTTGAAGACGTCATTGTTGCTTTAATGACGCCGCCCGTTGAGTATTTATGTAAGCAGCTGCATGAGGCAATGGCCGGCATGGGTACAGATGAGACAACACTTGTCGAAATACTTTGCACAAAAACCAATGAGGAAATGCGGGAAATTGTTGCAGCTTATGAAGCAAAATACGATCGCCCCTTAGCGGAGCAAATGTGTAGTGAAACGTCTGGCTTCTTTCGACGTCTGTTAACATTGATTGTGACAGGCGTGCGTGATCCGGTGGGTACTGTGGATCCAAATAAAGCGCGCGAGGATGCAGAAGCGCTTTATGCGGCGGGTGAAGCAAAGCTCGGCACCGACGAAGGGGTATTCAATCGCATTATGTCGCACAGCAGCTTCGCGCAATTAAGGCTCATCTTTGACGAATACAAAGAACTCTCCGGTCAGACTATTGAACAAGCAATTAAGCATGAGATGAGTGGAGCATTACACGATGCAATGATTGCAATTG TTGAATGTGTGCAATCACCGGCCACCTTTTTCGCCAATCGCCTTTTCCAAGCCATGGATGGTGCCGGCACAAATGATGCTACTCTCATTCGCATAATTGTCAGTCGTTCTGAAATTGATTTGGGTACCATTAAAGATGAGTTCGAGCGCATTTACAATCGTACCTTGTACAGTGCCGTTAAG TCGGAGACATCTGGGGACTACAAAAGAGCCTTGTGTGCGATTCTGGGTGGAGTTTAA